A segment of the Methanosarcinales archaeon genome:
CTCCCTATATGCAGCAGCATTACCGATATCTGTCCAGTGTCCACGCACAAGATATCCATTGATTCTTTCACCCTCACCCATCATTTTTGGGAACAGGTCCTTGGCAAAATCAAATTTAGTAGCTGGAGGTATCATATCAAGTATTACAGGATCGCAGATGTAAATCCCAGTACTGGCAAGGTTACTAAATATCTCACCTGACGAAGGCTTTTCTGCAAATTTATGGATCTGATTGAATACATCCAGATCTGCAATACCGTATTCTCTCGGATCTTCAATAGGAAGAAGGCCTATAGTGAGCTTTGCATCATTTTGTTCATGGAACCGATAGAATTCTCTAAGGTTTAGGTCCATAACATGATCCCCACCTATGACTATGAACGGTTCACCCTTTAGAAACTTTTCAGCATTTTTTACGCTGCCTGCAGTTCCCAGTTTAATCTCATCCCTGACATAATCTATGTGTGCCCCAAATATCTGTCCATCACCCAATGCATCTTCAATATCATTGCCAAGATAACCTATGGTAATCACTATCTCGCTGAAACCTTCTTTTGCCAGATGTTCCACAAGATGTACCACAGAAGGTTTGTTCAGGATAGGAATAGTAGGTTTTGGACGGTCGAATGTCAGGGGACGCAGGCGTGTGCCTTCACCACCACACATGATACAGGCCTTCATTTTTTCACCGGAATCTAATAG
Coding sequences within it:
- a CDS encoding NDP-sugar synthase — its product is MKACIMCGGEGTRLRPLTFDRPKPTIPILNKPSVVHLVEHLAKEGFSEIVITIGYLGNDIEDALGDGQIFGAHIDYVRDEIKLGTAGSVKNAEKFLKGEPFIVIGGDHVMDLNLREFYRFHEQNDAKLTIGLLPIEDPREYGIADLDVFNQIHKFAEKPSSGEIFSNLASTGIYICDPVILDMIPPATKFDFAKDLFPKMMGEGERINGYLVRGHWTDIGNAAAYREACKWKLDQLPGTVINGHFNTKDAKVLGPVNIGNGVSVGSDSSLVGPIMIGENTTIGNQVLIGPYTSIGSNCVIKDGARILSAIIFNDVEIGRNTSVSGAIIDNNTKIGNECILETETVIGPRDVIRDNVTIHSNVSLWPELVIDKGVNVKETRVNPDFNNDAL